The following proteins are encoded in a genomic region of Microbacterium sp. NC79:
- a CDS encoding ABC transporter ATP-binding protein, translating into MLRKLLIRYMKPYRGWLIAVLFFQAAAVLASLYLPNLNADIINEGVAKGDTNYIWTRGGFMLAIAFGQIVASIIATFFAARAAMSAGRDIRGDVYTRVSDFSEREISHFGAGSLITRNTNDVQQVQMLAMMGATMLVQAPLMAIGGIIMALRQDVGLSWLIAVAVPILLVFALFIISRMVPAFRQYQKKLDAVNLVLREQLTGVRVVRAFVRERIEEERFREANDGILAIGRWIGSLFVVLFPVAMLVLNVTIVGVVWFGGIEVNNGNTSFGTIFAFMQYIGLILMGVLMASFMTMMIPRAAVSADRIGEVLDHDSTLAAPANPVFDFPERGVVRFDNVTFQYPGAEAPVVHNVSFEARAGETVAIVGSTGSGKTTVVSLLPRLFDVTAGRVLVGGVDVRDADPESLWAQLGLVPQKSFLFSGTIASNLRFGREEATDEELWKALEIAQGKDFVAEMPDGLESAIAQGGTNVSGGQRQRLAIARALVRQPEILIFDDSFSALDVTTDAKLRQALWAALPNVTKIVVAQRVSTITDADRIIVLEDGQIVGAGTHAELSATNETYREIVESQLGVDA; encoded by the coding sequence GTGCTCAGAAAACTCCTCATCAGGTACATGAAACCGTACCGGGGCTGGCTCATCGCCGTGCTCTTCTTTCAAGCCGCCGCGGTATTGGCATCGCTGTACCTTCCCAACCTCAATGCCGACATCATTAACGAGGGTGTCGCAAAGGGTGACACTAACTACATCTGGACGCGCGGCGGGTTCATGCTCGCGATCGCGTTCGGTCAGATCGTCGCATCGATCATCGCCACCTTCTTCGCGGCCCGCGCAGCCATGTCTGCCGGTCGCGACATCCGCGGCGACGTGTATACCCGCGTCAGCGACTTCTCGGAGCGTGAGATTTCACACTTCGGCGCTGGATCTCTGATCACCCGCAACACGAACGATGTGCAGCAGGTGCAGATGCTCGCCATGATGGGTGCCACGATGCTCGTGCAGGCACCGCTCATGGCGATCGGCGGCATCATCATGGCGCTGCGCCAAGACGTCGGACTTTCGTGGCTGATCGCGGTCGCGGTGCCCATCCTCCTGGTGTTCGCCCTCTTCATCATCAGCCGCATGGTTCCGGCGTTCCGTCAGTACCAAAAGAAGCTTGACGCCGTAAACCTGGTGCTGCGCGAACAGCTCACCGGTGTGCGCGTGGTGCGCGCGTTCGTGCGCGAGCGCATTGAAGAAGAGCGCTTCCGTGAGGCAAACGACGGCATCCTGGCAATCGGCCGCTGGATCGGTTCGCTCTTTGTCGTACTCTTCCCCGTCGCCATGCTGGTGCTCAACGTCACGATTGTGGGCGTTGTCTGGTTCGGCGGCATCGAGGTCAATAACGGCAACACCAGCTTCGGCACGATCTTCGCGTTTATGCAGTACATCGGCCTCATCCTGATGGGTGTGCTGATGGCCAGCTTCATGACGATGATGATCCCGCGCGCTGCCGTGTCGGCCGACCGTATCGGCGAAGTGCTTGACCACGACTCCACGCTTGCGGCTCCCGCAAACCCGGTGTTCGACTTTCCGGAGCGCGGTGTCGTGCGATTCGACAACGTGACGTTCCAGTACCCGGGTGCGGAAGCCCCCGTCGTGCACAACGTGTCGTTTGAAGCGCGTGCAGGCGAGACCGTCGCGATTGTTGGTTCCACAGGCTCAGGTAAGACGACCGTGGTGTCGCTTCTGCCGCGCCTGTTCGATGTCACCGCTGGGCGCGTGCTCGTGGGCGGCGTCGACGTGCGCGACGCCGACCCGGAGAGCCTGTGGGCCCAGCTCGGCCTGGTTCCGCAGAAATCCTTCCTGTTTAGCGGAACCATCGCCTCGAACCTGCGCTTTGGTCGCGAAGAAGCCACAGACGAAGAGCTGTGGAAGGCGCTGGAGATCGCACAGGGCAAGGACTTCGTCGCCGAAATGCCTGACGGCCTTGAGTCGGCGATTGCCCAGGGCGGAACCAACGTGTCGGGTGGCCAGCGACAGCGCCTCGCGATTGCGCGTGCCCTGGTGCGCCAGCCGGAGATTCTGATCTTCGACGACTCGTTCTCCGCCCTCGACGTGACCACCGATGCGAAACTGCGGCAGGCACTGTGGGCAGCGCTTCCGAACGTCACCAAGATCGTGGTCGCGCAGCGTGTGTCGACCATCACCGATGCTGACCGCATCATCGTGCTGGAAGACGGACAGATCGTGGGTGCCGGAACGCACGCCGAACTATCCGCCACCAACGAGACGTACCGCGAAATCGTCGAATCGCAGCTGGGAGTTGACGCATGA